The Gossypium raimondii isolate GPD5lz chromosome 2, ASM2569854v1, whole genome shotgun sequence genome segment AACGCTTTCGACCCCATTGATACCCTTGATACCGTCTTCCACCATATCAATATTAATGTCTCTCGGCGTCCTTCCCATCAATATATCGAAAACATCTCTAAGCATGGGGAGGGTGGTACTTAGTGCAAAGGTGGAGAAAATGAGGGTGCAGAGAAGATCAACGATTAGCCAATTTGGTTTTAGCCAAATAACAGCTCCCGCAATCATCACCCCAACAGATTGAATTAGGTCGGCCATGACATGCAAGTAAGCTCCTTGGAGATTTATGTTCAATATCTTTGTCTTCGGAGTACTTGTTACTAGACTAGTTTCATCTTCCTCGGTTAAATCGCATGGTTTACCACCCTCATGGTCATGATGTtcgtggtggtggtggtggtcaTGCAGGTGTtcgtggtggtggtggtggtcaTGCAAGTGTacgtggtggtggtggtggtggtggtggtggtgattGTTTCCGAAAACATGGTGACTGTGATCATGACCCAGCCAAAGGACTATAATCAAGTTGATAAAAAATCCAAATGCAGCAATAGCAAACATGAGTGCCCCATCTACCTTCTGCTTGTCATGGAGAAGTCTGTTGAGCGCTTCATAAATTAAGAGTGCAGATACTAGCCATATAAGCTGCACGGATATAAGAGCACCCAAGACCTCAAGACGGCTGAATCCAAAAGAATGATTTGATGTTGCCTTCCATGCTGAAGCCCAGACAGTGAAAAGAGATATGGAGAATCCGGCAACATCTGTGAGCAAGTGGGCCGCATCTGTCAAAACCGCAAGGCTATTGGCTTTCATTCCACCGACAATCTCTACTAACATAACCACAAGATAGAAAATGATAAGCCCAGAAAGTTGGGATGCCGACTTCTGTCGTTCCTTTGATTCCAAAGTTATGTTTTCTTGCCTGGAAGTAGAAACAGAGAAGCATTTCAACTCTGCtggaattaaaatgatattacttTCTTCAGACACCAACGCCAACGGCAtctcaattttcttttgatcCTTAGATCTCAAAATGGGGGCCCTTTCATGATCCATCCTCCTGCACAACAGGAACATTAATTGAGTCaaacaaataaagaagaagatgaaaataaGACCCCTTACACAGGAACTGTAATTTCAGAACTGCTAAATCCATTTGTGATTAAATAACTTGCATCAACAGAGTCTCAGAGGAATCAACTGACTCCTACATGTTTCACGATTTTaactaaatggaaaatttttctgagcttcacgCACAGTCAAAACTTTTATATAAACAGGACAGAACAATCAAAGAATTATCAATATACACATTATCCCTAAGCTGAAAAACCTACGCATATCACATTAAACACAATATAGCTCACACAAACTAAACCCTATgccttttaaattaaatgtaaaaggCATATATCCCCTTACACAATATAGCTCACAAACTAAACCAGAAAACCAATGCATATTGATATCCACCTCTACAAGGGCATAAAGGATCAGACAGGAAAATCAGTTTTCACCCTTCAGTTACTTCTTGAGTCACTTTTCGAAGTATCATAACATGCCAATATCACCAAAAGAAGCCTTTAATCCTTTATTTATACATCCATCTTCCCATTAGCTAAAACATTGCTCTTTTCAACTTCTCAACTCAATATAATAGAACCACTATGGAGTGGACTTATCTTTTACCCTCTTTGTGCCAAgctaaacaaaatttcaaaggtAAATTGAGGCATTATAATCATAAATGCATATGCagtcaacttttacttttcaacAGCAATCATTTATTaaggctttttctttttcggtttCTTCCTGTTCCTTAACTTCACTATCTCCCCCAAGTCAATGCATAAAACCCCAAGTATGAAATTGATACATCTAAGGCACTAAGTAGGTTCATTCAAAGTTGACAATTTCATATATTCGAAAAAAAGAAGTTGACAATTTCAGCAtataaacacaaaccctagctAGGCAAGTATTGGCCACAAGATTCAAAATCCATATACAAGcacacaaaaataataataattaggattttaaaataacataattgtGATAGAACAAATCTAAATGTAAtactttatcaaatttaaatgccTACATAGTGATGAATTTggtatatctatatctatatctcTATCTCTATATATGCGAATTTGGAATTAATACTTCATccctattaataaaatttcccCTTTCTTATTCCAGGAAAAAAAGCTATGATCGTAGctaaaattcaagagaaagcATCAAGAATCACCGGTTGTGACCTATTGATCGGGTATTCATTTTCTCAAGAATAGCTTGGGTTTGAATCACAgttgtaagaaaaaaaaacatcaaatttgaacaaaaaaaatcaaatacccATTTCAGAAAATTGCAATAGAAACCCAAAACACATAAAAACAACagaataaacaagtaaaaagTGTGATAAATTTACCAGAGAACCAGAGCTGAAGGAAGGGGGAAAGAGAGCAGGTGCCCGAATCTGAATGGAGACAATTCTTATGCCATGAACTGGGggagataaaaaattattttaaaaaaaaggaaagatagGATGTGAGAATCAGCTACCCAGACatggaaatatttaaaattaatgagtATTACAAGTTTCCacgtataattttaataaaaaatttctatctCATAAGACGGCAGATTTTGAGGGCCGTCTttgatagaagaaaaaaatcctataaaaaaaagtgtgtattcattaatttaattcgtttaaattacaaatttaaagaGATTTTACCTTTTGGGTTCCGCAGAAAATGGAGGAGAATTTAGTTTTGAAGGCGATTGAAATGGAAATTTGGTGAGCAAAGTGCTGTCACCTGTGAAACAAAATCCAACAGTTCCAACAAATAATTTTAGCTTCTTTCTTGTGAGAATTCTAATTTGGAAGTATGCCTCTGCT includes the following:
- the LOC105788777 gene encoding metal tolerance protein B — its product is MDHERAPILRSKDQKKIEMPLALVSEESNIILIPAELKCFSVSTSRQENITLESKERQKSASQLSGLIIFYLVVMLVEIVGGMKANSLAVLTDAAHLLTDVAGFSISLFTVWASAWKATSNHSFGFSRLEVLGALISVQLIWLVSALLIYEALNRLLHDKQKVDGALMFAIAAFGFFINLIIVLWLGHDHSHHVFGNNHHHHHHHHHHVHLHDHHHHHEHLHDHHHHHEHHDHEGGKPCDLTEEDETSLVTSTPKTKILNINLQGAYLHVMADLIQSVGVMIAGAVIWLKPNWLIVDLLCTLIFSTFALSTTLPMLRDVFDILMGRTPRDINIDMVEDGIKGINGVESVHDLHVWAITVGKLVLSCHVVAKPGVESKEMISKIRDYCESTYKIHHITVQIEQL